The following coding sequences are from one Salvia hispanica cultivar TCC Black 2014 chromosome 3, UniMelb_Shisp_WGS_1.0, whole genome shotgun sequence window:
- the LOC125214706 gene encoding replication protein A 70 kDa DNA-binding subunit B-like, whose amino-acid sequence MAKSVTPNAVSVILANPCPDSSSDFPEIIVQVLDLKATGNKYMFMASDGKMKVRALLQSTLASEVISGNIQNLGLIRVLDYTLNDIPTKKEKFLIVSKCDAESPALEAEYKVEVKVEGSGTDLKPNQAMDVDVKTISAGILLKPNQEVMAKSAAQIVNDQHGNMAPAARMSMTRQVHPLASLNPYQGNWTIKVRVTGKGNMRSYRNARGEGCVFNVELTDEDGTQIQATMFNDAAKKFFDTFQMGKVYFISKGTLKLANKQFKTVENDYEMTLNENSEVEEDNNEATFLPETKFSFTPIDELGPYVNGRELVDVIGVVQSVSPTMSIRRKSNNETIPKRDIVIADETKKTVVVSLWNDLATSFGQELLDMADKSPVVAMKSLKVGEFQGVSLSALSKSIMVVDPDMPEAKKLRFWYDSEGKDTSLAAIGPSPSNRNGARSMYSDRVSLSHITSNPSLGEDKPAYFSIKAYISAIKPDQAMWYRACKTCSKKVTEAVGSGYWCEGCQKNEDVCSLRYIMAVKVSDASGEAFISVFNDQADKMIGCTADELNEIKLHDGEASYQKKLKEATWVPHLFRISVTTNEYNNEKRQRITARAVAPIDYATESKYLVEDMTKIKISKNLLN is encoded by the exons ATGGCTAAATCGGTAACCCCAAATGCTGTATCAGTTATTCTGGCAAATCCATGCCCAGATTCTTCCTCTGATTTCCCGGAAATCATTGTACAAGTCCTCGATCTCAAGGCCACAGGCAACAAATACAT GTTTATGGCGAGTGATGGCAAAATGAAGGTGAGGGCTTTGTTGCAGTCAACTCTAGCGTCTGAAGTGATATCTGGAAACATTCAGAATTTGGGGCTCATTCGTGTTCTTGATTACACTCTCAATGATATCCCAACGAAGAAGGAAAA GTTCTTGATTGTGTCCAAGTGTGATGCTGAGTCGCCTGCGCTTGAGGCTGAGTATAAGGTCGAGGTGAAGGTTGAGGGTAGTGGGACTGATTTGAAACCGAACCAGGCAATGGATGTTGATGTGAAAACTATATCTGCTGGTATTCTGTTGAAGCCAAACCAGGAAGTTATGGCTAAATCTGCTGCTCAAATTGTTAATGATCAGCATGGAAA TATGGCGCCAGCTGCACGAATGTCAATGACACGTCAAGTCCATCCACTTGCTTCTTTGAATCCTTATCAAGGAAACTGGACCATTAAAGTCCGGGTTACAGGAAAGGGAAACATGCGGTCTTACAGGAATGCTAGGGGAGAAGGCTGTGTATTCAATGTAGAGTTGACAGATGAAGAT GGCACTCAAATACAAGCAACGATGTTTAATGATGCTGCAAAGAAATTCTTTGATACGTTTCAGATGGGGAAGGTTTACTTCATATCGAAGGGAACCTTGAAATTagcaaacaagcaattcaAAACTGTAGAAAATGATTATGAGATGACCTTAAATGAAAATTCGGAAGTGGAGGAAGACAACAATGAGGCAACCTTTCTTCCTGAAACAAAATTCAGTTTTACTCCAATTGATGAGTTAGGTCCATATGTCAATGGAAGGGAGCTTGTTG ATGTTATTGGCGTGGTTCAGAGTGTGTCTCCTACAATGAGTATTAGACGGAAGAGCAACAATGAGACTATCCCAAAGCGTGATATAGTCATTGCTGATGAGAC GAAGAAAACTGTGGTGGTGTCTCTATGGAACGATCTTGCCACGAGCTTTGGGCAGGAACTTCTTGATATGGCTGATAAATCTCCTGTAGTTGCGATGAAATCTCTTAAAGTTGGTGAATTTCAAG GTGTATCATTATCAGCACTGAGTAAAAGCATTATGGTAGTCGACCCTGACATGCCAGAAGCCAAAAAGTTGAGATTTTG GTATGATTCTGAAGGCAAAGACACTTCTTTGGCTGCTATTGGACCAAGCCCATCCAACAGAAATGGAGCACGTTCCATGTACTCTGACAGAGTTTCCTTATCTCATATCACCAGTAACCCTTCCTTGGGAGAGGACAAG CCTGCATACTTCTCCATCAAAGCATACATCAGTGCCATCAAACCCGATCAAGCAATGTGGTACCGTGCTTGCAAGACATGCAGCAAGAAGGTTACTGAAGCTGTAGGCTCTGGCTATTGGTGCGAAGGATGCCAGAAGAATGAAGATGTCTGCAGTTTAAG ATACATAATGGCAGTAAAGGTCTCTGATGCAAGTGGTGAAGCATTTATCTCAGTTTTCAATGATCAAGCAGATAAAATGATTGGATGCACGGCTGATGAACTAAACGAGATAAAGCTTCAT GATGGAGAAGCTAGTTATCAGAAGAAATTAAAGGAGGCAACATGGGTTCCTCACCTTTTCCGCATCAGTGTCACTACAAATGAGTACAACAATGAGAAGAGACAGAGGATAACAGCCAGGGCTGTTGCTCCAATTGATTATGCAACTGAATCCAAGTATCTGGTTGAAGACATGACAAAGATCAAAATATCTAAGAATCTGCTTAATTGA
- the LOC125217158 gene encoding protein SPIRAL1-like 1 translates to MGRRGVSSGGGQSSLGYLLGGEEAPAAKPASNNVQAPVEKPAPVTSVVAEKQPSAAPSGDAPKQIPAGIQGNQKNNYYRADGQNTGNFLTDRPSTKVHAAPGGGSSLGYLFGGGSN, encoded by the exons ATGGGTCGTCGTGGAGTTAGCAGTGGTGGAGGGCAGAGTTCTTTGGGCTACCTTCTTGGAGGTGAGGAAGCTCCTGCTGCAAAGCCTGCCTCTAACAATGTGCAGGCGCCTGTTGAGAAGCCAGCCCCAGTTACTTCTGTGGTAGCGGAGAAACAGCCTTCTGCTGCACCATCTGGTGATGCTCCAAAGCAGATTCCTGCTGGTATCCAGGGAAATCAGAAGAATAACTATTACCGTGCTGATGGACAGAACACTGGGAACTTCCTCACG GATCGACCTTCTACTAAGGTCCATGCTGCCCCAGGTGGTGGATCTTCGTTGGGATACCTTTTTGGCGGTGGGAGCAACTAA
- the LOC125212144 gene encoding mitochondrial import receptor subunit TOM5 homolog, translating to MADKAISLDSIKAFWNSQIHDPAKWDHNVKLLRAVGIFAGSIVLMRQYGDMMGI from the exons ATGGCGGATAAAGCGATTTCTCTGGACAGTATCAAGGCTTTTTGGAACTCCCAGATTCACGATCCTGCTAAGTGGGATCACAACGTG AAATTACTCCGTGCAGTAGGTATTTTCGCTGGATCTATTGTGTTGATGCGCCAGTATGGTGATATGATGGGTATTTGA
- the LOC125212248 gene encoding mitochondrial import inner membrane translocase subunit Tim9, with amino-acid sequence MDKSMLGDLDALPDEDKLRMSSMIDQLQIRDSLRMYNTLVERCFTDCVDTFRRKTLDKQEETCVRRCAEKFLKHSMRVGMRFAELNQGAATPD; translated from the exons ATGGACAAAAGTATGCTTGGAGATTTGGACGCTCTCCCCGATGAAGACAAGCTCCGAATGTCTTCCATGATCGACCAGCTCCAAATCCGCGACAG TTTAAGGATGTATAATACACTGGTGGAAAGATGCTTCACCGACTGCGTGGACACATTCCGACGCAAAACTCTGGATAAGCAAGAAGAGACTTGTGTTCGCAGGTGTGCGGAGAAGTTCTTGAAGCACTCTATGCGCGTCGGCATGAGATTCGCTGAGCTGAACCAAGGTGCTGCCACACCAGACTAA
- the LOC125211185 gene encoding 60S ribosomal protein L44, giving the protein MVNVPKTKKTYCKSKECKKHTLHKVTQYKKGKDSLAAQGKRRYDRKQSGYGGQTKPVFHKKAKTTKKIVLRLQCQGCKHVSQHPIKRCKHFEIGGDKKGKGTSLF; this is encoded by the exons ATG GTGAATGTTCCAAAAACTAAGAAGACTTACTGCAAGTCAAAGGAATGCAAAAAGCACACCTTGCACAAGGTCACTCAGTACAAGAAGGGTAAGGATAGCTTGGCAGCTCAGGGGAAGCGTCGTTACGACCGCAAGCAGTCAGGTTATGGTGGTCAGACCAAGCCAGTCTTCCACAAGAAG GCTAAAACGACGAAGAAGATTGTGCTGAGGTTGCAGTGCCAGGGTTGCAAACATGTTTCCCAGCACCCAATCAAG AGGTGCAAACACTTTGAAATCGGTGGAGATAAGAAGGGCAAAGGAACATCGCTTTTCTAA
- the LOC125213480 gene encoding presenilin-like protein At2g29900 isoform X3, whose amino-acid sequence MEQNPRPRTILETCGEEIIRIVTPVSICMLLVVILVSILNGGSSLDDGLSFATMGTMAYSESSSDSIWDKLKGALLNSLVFVAVVTVATFLLVLLFYLNCTKFLKYYMGFSSLLVLGFMGGEIAIFLIKVWNFPIDCFTFAVSLYNFTVVGVMAVFMSKMAIFVTQAYLVVIGMLVAYWFTLLPEWTTWGLLVAMSLYDLAAVLLPGGPLRLLVELAMARDEDIPALVYEARPVISDAGLGDGVVRRRVWREGRGDLVEDQRLRSDIVSDSSLRTYGESGSERNIVDAEEGRALGGDSELAAPLIQHINIRMNSLDNAVSSENLALEGIGLGSSGAIKLGLGDFIFYSVLVGRAAMYDFMTVYACYLAVIAGLVRN is encoded by the exons ATGGAGCAAAATCCCAGACCCAGAACAATCCTCGAAACATGCGGCGAAGAAATCATCAGAATCGTAACCCCAGTTTCGATATGTATGCTATTGGTCGTAATTCTCGTATCTATTCTCAACGGCGGTTCCTCCTTGGACGATGGCCTCTCATTTGCAACCATGGGCACCATGGCCTACTCCGAGAGCAGCTCCGACTCCATCTGGGACAAGCTCAAAGGCGCCCTCTTGAACTCTCTCGTCTTCGTTGCTGTTGTCACGGTCGCCACTTTCCTATTAGTGCTCCTCTTCTACCTCAATTGCACCAAATTCTTGAAATACTACATGGGTTTCTCTTCTCTGCTCGTTTTGGGGTTTATGGGGGGCGAGATTGCCATTTTCTTGATCAAAGTTTGGAACTTTCCGATTGATTGCTTTACTTTTGCTGTCTCCTTGTACAATTTCACTGTTGTTGGTGTTATGGCTGTGTTCATGTCCAAAATGGCTATTTTTGTCACTCAGGCTTACTTGGTTGTGATTGGGATGTTGGTTGCTTATTGGTTTACCTTGTTGCCCGAGTGGACGACGTGGGGGCTCTTGGTTGCTATGTCGTTGTACGATCTAGCTGCGGTTTTGTTGCCTGGCGGGCCGTTGAGGCTGTTAGTGGAGCTTGCCATGGCTAGGGATGAAGATATCCCTGCTCTCGTTTATGAGGCGCGGCCAGTTATTAGTGATGCTGGTTTGGGTGATGGTGTGGTGAGGAGAAGGGTTTGGAGAGAGGGAAGGGGTGATTTGGTTGAAGATCAAAGGCTTAGGTCTGATATTGTTTCGGATTCTAGTTTGAGGACTTATGGTGAGAGTGGGAGTGAAAGAAATATTGTCGATGCTGAAGAGGGAAGGGCCTTGGGAGGGGATTCTGAGCTTGCTGCTCCTCTCATACaacatattaatattagaatGAATTCTTTGGACAATGCTGTTTCGAGTGAGAATTTGGCGCTTGAAGGAATTGGCTTGGGATCATCTGGTGCAATCAAGCTTGGACTTGGTGATTTTATCTTTTACAGCGTTTTAGTTGGAAGAGCTGCTATGTACGACTTCATGACGGTGTATGCTTGCTACCTTGCTGTCATAGCTGGTCTTG TCAGGAATTGA
- the LOC125213480 gene encoding presenilin-like protein At2g29900 isoform X1: MEQNPRPRTILETCGEEIIRIVTPVSICMLLVVILVSILNGGSSLDDGLSFATMGTMAYSESSSDSIWDKLKGALLNSLVFVAVVTVATFLLVLLFYLNCTKFLKYYMGFSSLLVLGFMGGEIAIFLIKVWNFPIDCFTFAVSLYNFTVVGVMAVFMSKMAIFVTQAYLVVIGMLVAYWFTLLPEWTTWGLLVAMSLYDLAAVLLPGGPLRLLVELAMARDEDIPALVYEARPVISDAGLGDGVVRRRVWREGRGDLVEDQRLRSDIVSDSSLRTYGESGSERNIVDAEEGRALGGDSELAAPLIQHINIRMNSLDNAVSSENLALEGIGLGSSGAIKLGLGDFIFYSVLVGRAAMYDFMTVYACYLAVIAGLGNGPLIDVFRLDWRWSRTIVRRPSHSEAYRE, encoded by the exons ATGGAGCAAAATCCCAGACCCAGAACAATCCTCGAAACATGCGGCGAAGAAATCATCAGAATCGTAACCCCAGTTTCGATATGTATGCTATTGGTCGTAATTCTCGTATCTATTCTCAACGGCGGTTCCTCCTTGGACGATGGCCTCTCATTTGCAACCATGGGCACCATGGCCTACTCCGAGAGCAGCTCCGACTCCATCTGGGACAAGCTCAAAGGCGCCCTCTTGAACTCTCTCGTCTTCGTTGCTGTTGTCACGGTCGCCACTTTCCTATTAGTGCTCCTCTTCTACCTCAATTGCACCAAATTCTTGAAATACTACATGGGTTTCTCTTCTCTGCTCGTTTTGGGGTTTATGGGGGGCGAGATTGCCATTTTCTTGATCAAAGTTTGGAACTTTCCGATTGATTGCTTTACTTTTGCTGTCTCCTTGTACAATTTCACTGTTGTTGGTGTTATGGCTGTGTTCATGTCCAAAATGGCTATTTTTGTCACTCAGGCTTACTTGGTTGTGATTGGGATGTTGGTTGCTTATTGGTTTACCTTGTTGCCCGAGTGGACGACGTGGGGGCTCTTGGTTGCTATGTCGTTGTACGATCTAGCTGCGGTTTTGTTGCCTGGCGGGCCGTTGAGGCTGTTAGTGGAGCTTGCCATGGCTAGGGATGAAGATATCCCTGCTCTCGTTTATGAGGCGCGGCCAGTTATTAGTGATGCTGGTTTGGGTGATGGTGTGGTGAGGAGAAGGGTTTGGAGAGAGGGAAGGGGTGATTTGGTTGAAGATCAAAGGCTTAGGTCTGATATTGTTTCGGATTCTAGTTTGAGGACTTATGGTGAGAGTGGGAGTGAAAGAAATATTGTCGATGCTGAAGAGGGAAGGGCCTTGGGAGGGGATTCTGAGCTTGCTGCTCCTCTCATACaacatattaatattagaatGAATTCTTTGGACAATGCTGTTTCGAGTGAGAATTTGGCGCTTGAAGGAATTGGCTTGGGATCATCTGGTGCAATCAAGCTTGGACTTGGTGATTTTATCTTTTACAGCGTTTTAGTTGGAAGAGCTGCTATGTACGACTTCATGACGGTGTATGCTTGCTACCTTGCTGTCATAGCTGGTCTTG GAAATGGTCCATTGATTGATGTTTTCAG ACTTGATTGGCGATGGAGCAGAACGATAGTCAGAAGGCCATCTCATTCAGAAGCATATCGAGAGTAA
- the LOC125214707 gene encoding glycerophosphodiester phosphodiesterase GDPD6-like codes for MASPRLVPFVFLLLIVGCSARALYPLPSRRNDRNRQPLQTFRAYNIAHRGSNGEIPEETTAAYLKAIEEGADFIETDILASKDGVLICFHDVVLDQTTDVFNHTEFAIRKRTYEVQGTNITGFFPVDFTLRELKTLRVKQRYAFRDQQYNGKFSIITFEEFIKIALDAPRVVGIYPEIKNPVFINQRVKWPGGKKFEDVFVDTLKKHGYEGTYLSKQWMKQPAFIQSFAPTSLTYVSKLTNLPKIFLIDDTTVPTQDTNQSYWEITSDKYLEYIREYVVGIGPWKDTIIPASNNYMQTPTDLVARAHARNLQVHPYTFRNEYTYLHFNFSQDPYSEYAYWINEVGVDGLFTDFTGSLHHYQQWTSPLSVGEEDAYNLLDKIVAMITKFRHP; via the exons ATGGCTTCTCCCC GCCTTGttccttttgtttttctgCTACTTATTGTTGGGTGCTCTGCTAGAGCTCTTTACCCACTCCCAAGCAGGAGAAACGATAGAAATAGGCAACCATTACAAACATTTCGTGCATATAACATTGCACATCGTGGTTCCAATGGAGAAATTCCTGAAGAAACCACTGCCGCCTACTTG AAAGCTATTGAAGAAGGTGCTGATTTCATAGAGACAGATATTTTAGCCTCCAAAGATGGTGTTCTTATATGCTTCCATGACGTAGTCCTCGATCAAACTACTGATGTATTCAATCATACAGAGTTTGCCATACGTAAAAGGACCTATGAGGTTCAGGGGACCAATATCACAGGCTTTTTTCCAG TTGATTTCACTTTAAGAGAGTTAAAGACGTTGCGAGTGAAGCAGAGATATGCGTTCCGTGATCAGCAGTACAACG GAAAATTTTCTATTATCACATTCGAAGAATTCATTAAGATTGCTCTGGATGCACCCAGGGTTGTTGGAATATATCCAGAGATAAAGAATCCAGTATTCATCAATCAACGT GTGAAATGGCCAGGTGGCAAAAAGTTTGAGGATGTGTTCGTTGACACGCTAAAAAAACATGGATATGAAGGCACTTATTTGTCCAAGCAATGGATGAAACAACCTGCTTTTATTCAGTCATTTGCTCCCACATCCCTTACCTATGTATCAAAACTGACCAACCTTCCCAAGATATTTCTTATCGATGACACAACAGTGCCAACTCAAGACACAAATCAG TCATACTGGGAGATCACTTCGGATAAATATCTCGAGTATATCAGGGAATATGTCGTGGGAATTGGGCCCTGGAAGGATACCATTATTCCTGCATCAAATAATTACATGCAAACTCCAACTGATCTTGTAGCCAGAGCTCATGCCCGTAACCTTCAG GTACATCCATACACTTTCCGGAATGAGTATACGTATCTGCACTTCAACTTCAGCCAAGACCCATATAGTGAATACGCGTACTGGATAAATGAGGTCGGTGTTGACGGACTCTTTACAGATTTCACAGGGAGCCTCCATCATTACCAGCAATGGACTAGTCCCCTCTCGGTAGGAGAAGAGGATGCATATAACCTGCTCGATAAAATCGTAGCTATGATCACCAAGTTTAGACACCCATAG
- the LOC125213479 gene encoding exocyst complex component EXO70E2-like translates to MANITEAERHLVAASYHLLKALQASRVIGNDAGGILDELGLRLSTVIKLNDDQAENIKEIETRLITSHQAITSLHLSYSRIWASGPVIILEYLQAVREVQGLTETLEGMALNRTSKGVLDQAKTTLYMAMERLQNELIQILVQNRQCFEHEYTSSLPVFEVYPIYEESVISNDDDSAEDASLKGRSSSETEDCGMDLIHPDVVPQIKSIADTMFSSGYAPEFCLAFTAFWKDVFAEHSMILYVEQLSIEDVKQMEWKQMNSKIRKWRVAMRRIISVYLGSAKRLFDQVLGEYGHVSSACLLEASRGPLFCLLNFGHAVVIGPHKPEWLFCLLNMYEVLADLIPDLDALFPQEAESLIRIEFHELLSQLGESVRTIIEELGNRIATCTSATPFQNGGIHHLTKYLINYILCFAEYEDTLHFLLQDQEHNREHGDEERSTVARVDPNPSCALAAYLQSLTSILEAALDKKSSLYRDSSLKHIFLMNNIHYMVEKIKNSKICPYFGDDWIRKHIVMFRQHAMYYQRTTWSSLLTFLRDDGKTGKAALKARCQEFNAAFEDLYKSQTRWVVPDPQLREDVTIASSKTVIQVYRNFVNKIINSIGEKHIKYTEQELGMYVMDLLEGSSKSLSHSWKR, encoded by the coding sequence ATGGCAAACATCACGGAAGCCGAACGCCACCTCGTTGCTGCGTCGTATCACCTGCTGAAGGCCCTTCAAGCATCAAGGGTCATAGGCAACGATGCCGGGGGGATTCTAGACGAGCTCGGCCTCCGTTTGTCCACGGTGATCAAGCTCAATGATGATCAGGCAGAGAACATCAAAGAAATCGAGACGAGGCTCATCACGTCCCACCAAGCCATCACCTCTCTGCACTTGAGCTACTCGAGGATCTGGGCTTCCGGTCCGGTGATAATCTTGGAATACTTGCAAGCGGTCCGCGAGGTGCAGGGATTGACCGAGACTCTCGAAGGTATGGCGCTGAATCGGACGAGTAAGGGAGTTCTTGATCAAGCGAAAACTACTCTGTATATGGCTATGGAGAGGCTCCAGAATGAGCTGATCCAGATACTTGTGCAGAACAGACAGTGCTTCGAGCACGAGTACACGTCCTCGCTCCCAGTTTTCGAAGTGTATCCGATATACGAGGAGTCTGTCATCTCCAACGACGATGATTCGGCCGAGGACGCGTCTCTCAAGGGACGCAGCAGCTCGGAGACCGAGGATTGCGGGATGGATCTGATCCACCCGGACGTTGTCCCTCAAATCAAGTCAATCGCGGATACGATGTTCTCCTCGGGCTATGCTCCAGAGTTCTGCTTGGCCTTCACCGCCTTCTGGAAGGATGTATTCGCGGAGCACTCGATGATCCTCTACGTGGAGCAGCTCAGCATCGAAGACGTGAAGCAGATGGAGTGGAAGCAGATGAACTCGAAAATCAGGAAATGGCGTGTGGCGATGAGGAGAATCATCAGTGTCTATCTTGGCAGTGCCAAACGGCTGTTTGACCAAGTTCTCGGAGAATACGGCCATGTCAGCTCAGCTTGCTTGCTCGAGGCTTCAAGGGGGCCTCTCTTCTGTCTCTTGAATTTCGGCCACGCTGTTGTGATTGGACCCCACAAGCCCGAATGGCTCTTCTGCTTGCTCAATATGTACGAGGTTTTAGCTGATCTCATCCCGGATTTGGATGCTCTGTTCCCACAAGAGGCGGAGTCGTTGATCAGGATTGAGTTCCACGAGCTTCTGTCGCAACTAGGAGAATCTGTTCGAACCATTATCGAAGAGCTAGGAAACCGCATTGCAACATGCACTTCTGCTACCCCTTTCCAAAATGGAGGGATTCACCACTTAACAAAGTACCTCATCAACTACATCTTGTGCTTCGCTGAATACGAAGATACGCTTCATTTCCTTCTTCAAGATCAAGAGCACAACCGAGAGCATGGAGATGAAGAGCGGAGCACGGTTGCCCGGGTGGATCCCAATCCCTCTTGTGCCTTGGCAGCATACCTGCAGTCACTCACATCGATTTTAGAAGCAGCCTTAGACAAGAAATCGAGTTTATACAGAGATTCTTCCTTGAAGcatatttttttgatgaaCAATATCCACTACATGGTTGAGAAGATCAAGAATTCTAAAATCTGCCCATACTTTGGGGATGATTGGATCAGAAAACACATTGTGATGTTCCGGCAGCATGCAATGTACTACCAAAGAACGACGTGGAGCTCTTTACTAACCTTTCTTCGTGATGATGGGAAAACCGGGAAGGCAGCTCTAAAGGCGAGATGCCAAGAGTTCAACGCTGCTTTTGAGGATCTGTACAAGAGCCAGACAAGATGGGTTGTCCCGGATCCTCAACTCCGTGAAGATGTGACAATAGCATCTTCCAAGACGGTTATCCAAGTGTATCGCAACTTTGTCAATAAGATCATCAATTCTATTGGCGAAAAGCACATCAAGTACACCGAACAGGAGTTGGGAATGTACGTCATGGATCTTCTTGAAGGATCATCGAAGTCATTGAGCCATTCTTGGAAGAGGTGA
- the LOC125213480 gene encoding presenilin-like protein At2g29900 isoform X2: MEQNPRPRTILETCGEEIIRIVTPVSICMLLVVILVSILNGGSSLDDGLSFATMGTMAYSESSSDSIWDKLKGALLNSLVFVAVVTVATFLLVLLFYLNCTKFLKYYMGFSSLLVLGFMGGEIAIFLIKVWNFPIDCFTFAVSLYNFTVVGVMAVFMSKMAIFVTQAYLVVIGMLVAYWFTLLPEWTTWGLLVAMSLYDLAAVLLPGGPLRLLVELAMARDEDIPALVYEARPVISDAGLGDGVVRRRVWREGRGDLVEDQRLRSDIVSDSSLRTYGESGSERNIVDAEEGRALGGDSELAAPLIQHINIRMNSLDNAVSSENLALEGIGLGSSGAIKLGLGDFIFYSVLVGRAAMYDFMTVYACYLAVIAGLDLIGDGAER, from the exons ATGGAGCAAAATCCCAGACCCAGAACAATCCTCGAAACATGCGGCGAAGAAATCATCAGAATCGTAACCCCAGTTTCGATATGTATGCTATTGGTCGTAATTCTCGTATCTATTCTCAACGGCGGTTCCTCCTTGGACGATGGCCTCTCATTTGCAACCATGGGCACCATGGCCTACTCCGAGAGCAGCTCCGACTCCATCTGGGACAAGCTCAAAGGCGCCCTCTTGAACTCTCTCGTCTTCGTTGCTGTTGTCACGGTCGCCACTTTCCTATTAGTGCTCCTCTTCTACCTCAATTGCACCAAATTCTTGAAATACTACATGGGTTTCTCTTCTCTGCTCGTTTTGGGGTTTATGGGGGGCGAGATTGCCATTTTCTTGATCAAAGTTTGGAACTTTCCGATTGATTGCTTTACTTTTGCTGTCTCCTTGTACAATTTCACTGTTGTTGGTGTTATGGCTGTGTTCATGTCCAAAATGGCTATTTTTGTCACTCAGGCTTACTTGGTTGTGATTGGGATGTTGGTTGCTTATTGGTTTACCTTGTTGCCCGAGTGGACGACGTGGGGGCTCTTGGTTGCTATGTCGTTGTACGATCTAGCTGCGGTTTTGTTGCCTGGCGGGCCGTTGAGGCTGTTAGTGGAGCTTGCCATGGCTAGGGATGAAGATATCCCTGCTCTCGTTTATGAGGCGCGGCCAGTTATTAGTGATGCTGGTTTGGGTGATGGTGTGGTGAGGAGAAGGGTTTGGAGAGAGGGAAGGGGTGATTTGGTTGAAGATCAAAGGCTTAGGTCTGATATTGTTTCGGATTCTAGTTTGAGGACTTATGGTGAGAGTGGGAGTGAAAGAAATATTGTCGATGCTGAAGAGGGAAGGGCCTTGGGAGGGGATTCTGAGCTTGCTGCTCCTCTCATACaacatattaatattagaatGAATTCTTTGGACAATGCTGTTTCGAGTGAGAATTTGGCGCTTGAAGGAATTGGCTTGGGATCATCTGGTGCAATCAAGCTTGGACTTGGTGATTTTATCTTTTACAGCGTTTTAGTTGGAAGAGCTGCTATGTACGACTTCATGACGGTGTATGCTTGCTACCTTGCTGTCATAGCTGGTCTTG ACTTGATTGGCGATGGAGCAGAACGATAG